In Pseudomonas oryzihabitans, the DNA window GATTCTCGACTGGATCGCCCACTGGATAGGCGAGGGGCTGGCCGCGGTGGAGGCGCAGGTCGGCGATACCGGGTTCTGTTTCGGCGCACGGGGGCTGGCCGACGTCTATCTGCTGCCTCAGCTCTATGCCGCGCGGCGTTTCCAGGTGGACCTGTCGGTCTACCCGCGCCTGCTGCGCGTGGAGGCCTTGGCCGCAGCCGATCCCGCCTTTCAACAGGCCCACCCCGCGATGCAACCGGATAGCCCGAAACGGGTGGCCTCGTGAAATTCCTCGGTTGCCAGCTCCTCCTTGGTGACTTCCTCGCCCGCAGCGTGCGGGGCCTCTCCTGCGCGCCGCCCTTGACCTGGTGCTAGACCGCGTTACCGGCATCGTCCGTCCCGTCGCCAGTCAAGGAGCCAATCATGGCCGATCTGTTTGAAAACCCCATGGGCCTCATGGGTTTCGAGTTCATCGAATTCGCCTCGCCCACCCCGAATGTCATCGAGCCGGTGCTGGAAAGCCTCGGCTTCAGTCACGTCGCCAACCACAGGTCCAAGGACGTGCTGCTGTTCCGTCAGGGCGACATCAACGCCGTCGTCAACCGCGAGAAGACCGGCCATGCAGCCTATTTCGCTACGGAGCACGGCCCATCCGTTTGCGGCATGGCCTTTCGTTGCCGCGATTCCCACCACGCCTACGCCAAGGCCCTCGAACTCGGCGCCCAGGCGGTGGACATGCCCACCGGCCCCATGGAATTGCGCCTGCCGGCGATCAAGGGCATCGGCGGCGCGCCGCTGTACCTCATCGACCGCTTCGAAGAAGGCAGCTCCATCTACGACATCGACTTCGTCTTTCTGGACGGGGTCGAGCGCAAGCCGGTGGGCGCCGGTCTCAAGGTCATCGACCACCTGACCCACAACGTCTATCGCGGACGCATGGCCTACTGGGCGGACTTCTACGAGCGGCTGTTCAACTTCCGCGAGCTGCGCTATTTCGACATCAAGGGCGAATACACCGGCCTTACCTCCAAGGCCATGACCGCGCCGGATGGCATGGTGCGCATTCCGCTCAACGAGGAATCCTCGCGCGGCGCCGGGCAGATCGAGGAATTCCTCATGCAGTTCAACGGCGAGGGCATCCAGCATGTGGCCTTCCTCACCGACGACCTGATCGCCACCTGGGATCGCCTCAAGGCCTGCGGTACCCGCTTCATGACGGCACCGCCGGAGACCTATTACGAGATGCTCGAAGGTCGCCTGCCCAACCACGGCGAGCCAGTGGAGGAGCTGAAGTCCCGCGGCATCCTGCTCGACGGCAGCGCCGAAGGTGGCGAGCGCCGGCTGTTGCTGCAGATCTTTTCCCAGACCGTGCTGGGGCCGGTGTTCTTCGAGTTCATCCAGCGCAAGGGCGACACCGGTTTCGGCGAGGGCAACTTCAAGGCGCTGTTCGAATCCATCGAGCGCGACCAGGTGCGCCGTGGGGTGCTGAGCACCGCGGAGTAGCGCCTGGCTCCCCGTCGGCTTGCCCAGCGGTGGGGAGGCCTCTAAGGTGACGGCGCGCCGTGCAGGCGCTCTTCAACTCTAGAGGTGGCCATGGAACTGAGCCAGACCCTGGCGCAGGAAATCGTCGAGCGCGCCATGCGCATCCTGCCGGGCAACGTCAATGTCATGGATGCGTCCGGGCTGATCATCGGCTCGGGTGATCCCGCACGGTTGTTCACTCGTCATGCCGGGGCACGTCAGGTCATCGCCGAGGGGCGCGCGGTGGCCCTGGATCGGGCTGCCGCTGCCCGGCTGCCCGGCGCCCAGGCCGGGATCAACCTGCCGTTGTATCGCCAGGGCGAACTGGTTGGGGTGCTCGGGGTGACAGGCGAGGACGCCGAGCAGCTGCGTCTGCCGGCCGAGCTCTTGCGCCTGACGGCCGAAATGCTCATCGAACAGGCAGCCGGGCAGCTGCCCAATACGCCCATCATGACTACGCCCCTGCTGCGTCAGCTGCTGGCACCGGGTGCGACAGTCGAGCTGGGTCGCCATGCCACTCTGCTCGGCCTGAAACCGGACCTGCCGCGGGACGTTCTGCTGCTGGCGTTCGCCGCGCCGGCGCCAGACTTTGGCGACTGGGCACAGCGGCGAGTGCCCGACAGCTGGTGCCTGCCGCGTGAGGACGGTCAGTGGCTCTGGTATCGCCCAGGGGCGGAGGCCCCTGAGGCGCTCCTGGAAGAATTGCCGACCCAGGGCTGGGCACTCGCACGCAGTGCCTGGATTCCCCA includes these proteins:
- the hppD gene encoding 4-hydroxyphenylpyruvate dioxygenase, which translates into the protein MADLFENPMGLMGFEFIEFASPTPNVIEPVLESLGFSHVANHRSKDVLLFRQGDINAVVNREKTGHAAYFATEHGPSVCGMAFRCRDSHHAYAKALELGAQAVDMPTGPMELRLPAIKGIGGAPLYLIDRFEEGSSIYDIDFVFLDGVERKPVGAGLKVIDHLTHNVYRGRMAYWADFYERLFNFRELRYFDIKGEYTGLTSKAMTAPDGMVRIPLNEESSRGAGQIEEFLMQFNGEGIQHVAFLTDDLIATWDRLKACGTRFMTAPPETYYEMLEGRLPNHGEPVEELKSRGILLDGSAEGGERRLLLQIFSQTVLGPVFFEFIQRKGDTGFGEGNFKALFESIERDQVRRGVLSTAE
- a CDS encoding CdaR family transcriptional regulator, which produces MELSQTLAQEIVERAMRILPGNVNVMDASGLIIGSGDPARLFTRHAGARQVIAEGRAVALDRAAAARLPGAQAGINLPLYRQGELVGVLGVTGEDAEQLRLPAELLRLTAEMLIEQAAGQLPNTPIMTTPLLRQLLAPGATVELGRHATLLGLKPDLPRDVLLLAFAAPAPDFGDWAQRRVPDSWCLPREDGQWLWYRPGAEAPEALLEELPTQGWALARSAWIPQARPWTGLAETTLRALDLLAVARRLRPQRHQVRLDDLALPTWLQGQVSRTDGAWLLEPLLRLRQADREGQLLATLHSWFAQDASPQACAEALGLHRNGLRHRLDRIQALTGRDPRRFADAAELYCALLLMDHHWADA